A stretch of DNA from Lotus japonicus ecotype B-129 chromosome 4, LjGifu_v1.2:
TTCTTGTAATTCTGGATTGTTATGAATTGAATGTTATTGTTCCAGCATATTGAATTTTCTTCTCATACGTTTGAATGAATTAGGTCCATTCCTTATCTTTTATCTTTCAGTTCTTAAGGAGAGGTGGTTGAATTTCAAAATCTTAGCAGAAACCACAATTTGATAAACATGGATTTCATGTATAATCAATCAATTTAGTTATGAATTTGATGGTGATTGCACATGCTTTCGTTTACTTTCTGTAGTTGGACTTGTTCTTATCTAATTATTTCACTGACATACATAGTTAATTGGATTGGTTTATGCATTCTTGCTGGTCAACATGTTAAAATGCCCAATTATTTGATCATTGCAATATGCTGAATCATGTGCAGCAGAAGAATAATGGAGCATCAATCTTCTGGGAGGTTCCAGAGGCCAAAAGGGACTAGCACAAAGCAGACATTGAAGGTGATGCTAGTTTTGGCTGTTTGTGCCTGGTTGGTATATCAGATCCAGAATTCAAGGAGCAAGACAGAGAACTATGGAAGTCAAACTAAGATTGTTGTTTCAGGATATGGAGCTAAGTCTTTGGGGCGTAAAGGAATTGAATCGCGGTTGGATGAAAAAGCTCTTCCTGGTGAACATGTTAGCAAGAATGCTGAATCAGAATTCTTAGAGAAGGAGAATGGTGAGGATGCAGGGGTAACAGAGGATATAGATGAGGTTCAAAGCTTTAATGATGAAAATGGTGTTCCACCTGATGGTAATGAAACTGATATAGTGATTGGAGAAAACATTCCAAATGTTGGTGGAAGTTGGGTTAAAATGATCAACATTTATGAAGTCAGGTATGGAGAAGACAATGATGTTGAAGTGAATTTGGAAGGATCAAACAAAGGTGTCACAGCTGAAGAAGAAATTAATATGGGAACTATTGCTCATGATGATGATACTTCAGGGATCAAAAGCAATTCagaaattggtgaaggaggcaGGGTGGTTTTGTGAGATTGTAAATATGTTTACAATGTTTGTAAACAAGAGGTCTTAGTAGATGTGAGTTACAATTAGGAAAAAGTTAAGGAAATTGTAAGTTCCTAGGCTACCGAGGATgtctttatttttaaatttaaggaTGTAATTGTAATTATCCGTAAGGAATGTGAAGTTATATGTGATTCATAAGGAAAAGAGGAAGTTACATATATATCTTTTATTTAAACATGGAGCATTTTTTCTTGGACTTCAATATTTGTATAGGCTATCAATAAGATATAGCACAATTGGTGGATAACTGATTTTCTTAATTTGTTAGATGAGACATATCTGTTTTATGTGATCTCCAAGTTTTGAGATGATTAATCTCACAACTGTTAAAAACACAGTATAGGTTATTATCAATGTAATTGTCATGCATGACATTTTCTTTCCTAAATTGTATAGGATTTTGACTTTTGATGTTTTTTCAATGATTtcttttttgctaatttttctgGTTGATCAACAACATTATGTATTTAAGCTAAAATAAACCTTTATTTTTTAAGTGTTTGCATTACTTTAGAATAAAAAACTCATGTGTTGGGCTGGTCGAGCCCTTTATAGCTAGGACTCACCCAAAAGATAGCTTGTGTCGGGTGATTCATGTGAGGACGGTTTGACAGTGTTATAATAAAAGAGATCATTTGAATGAACCCAAGTTGATTACTTGAAGATTTTAGGCGATACATGCAATAGTAGGGGCGATTCATTGCCCTTAGTCATTGACTTACTCCCTGTGTGAGCGGCTCGACCTGTGTTGAGCAAGCGACACGCTTATCATTGAGATTCATTGTATTTTGTGGATGCTCAATCTGAAATAGGCGAGACATTCATTTCATTTTCCATTTTGCAAGCTAGTGCGTATACCACATGGACATGGGTTGTTTTCATATTAGGCCCAAGACCTAGTTGGATTAGCCCTATGTTTAGTCATTTCCTACAATAAAAAGAAATGATCTAATGTAATTATTTATGTTTACTCAAATATCAAAACAATAATGATATATTCATAcctggttttagggtttagcTAGCTTATGTCattgtgtttgtttttgttgtcaTGGTTTAGAAATGGTTCTCATTTTCAAGCTCCAAAGATGGTGTAAGATTACCTTGCTTGTGTGTGCGCTGATTTGTTTCCAACAACCGATGATGAATGTGAAGCAAACCAACGCAAACGCTTCGGAAACCCATGTATCGTGCGTTCTCTCGCTGCCTCACTCCTCTGAATGACAACACTTCTCTGAATGACAACTACACACGTCTCGTGCTTCACTGTCTTCGAACCAACGACTGCATTCAAGCCAAGAAATTGGAGTCTGACATGCAGCTTCACCATTTTAAACCCGAAGACACCTTCATCCAACCAGCTTC
This window harbors:
- the LOC130715958 gene encoding uncharacterized protein LOC130715958, producing MEHQSSGRFQRPKGTSTKQTLKVMLVLAVCAWLVYQIQNSRSKTENYGSQTKIVVSGYGAKSLGRKGIESRLDEKALPGEHVSKNAESEFLEKENGEDAGVTEDIDEVQSFNDENGVPPDGNETDIVIGENIPNVGGSWVKMINIYEVRYGEDNDVEVNLEGSNKGVTAEEEINMGTIAHDDDTSGIKSNSEIGEGGRVVL